DNA sequence from the Eulemur rufifrons isolate Redbay chromosome 6, OSU_ERuf_1, whole genome shotgun sequence genome:
GTCTAGCTGTCCTCCCAGGCAGGGCCCTGGTGCTGTGGGCTATCTGACTCCCCGGCCCCAGGATGGGTGAGTTCAGCGAGAAGAAGGAAACATGCGGCACCGTCTGCCTCAAGTACCTGCTCTTCACCTACAACTGCTGCTTCTGGGTGAGGAGGGGACGCcctgcccacagcccctcccctcccctcccctcccctggcccgCTGCAGGCCAGGGCCAGAGGTGGTGACTGGCGTGCACTGCTCGCAGCTGGCCGGCCTGGCCGTCATGGCCGTGGGCATCTGGACGGTGGCTCTCAAGAGTGACTACATCAGCCTGTTGGCCTCAGGCACCTACATGGCTACAGCCTACATCCTGGTGGTGGCTGGCGTTGTCGTCATGGTGACCGGTGTCCTGGGTTGCTGCGCCACTTTCAAGGAGCGGCGGAACTTGCTGCGCCTGGTCAGAGGCTGGGGCGGCACGGGGTGGGGGTGACGGGCTGGGTGCCCAGGCGGGGGCTCCTCACTAGCTGCCGGGGGCTGATCCGGGCCCTGGCGGGGTCGAGTGTGCCCCTGCAGGCTGTGGACAGGGCCTCGCTGTGCGCACCTGGGGGCAAggtccttccctgcctgcccagtCATGTGGGTCCCCACACCCAAGCTGCACCCGCCGAGGGAAGACACCCGCTTTGTGAGAAAGGGTCAGGGAGTGTGGCAGCTCCCAGCCCCCCCTGCTGCTTGGAGGCCTCAGGGGTGACCACTTGGGAGCTGGGGTCGGGCGTGCTCTGAAGTGCCCGGACACGGGGAATCCTGACTGTCTCCGCCCCCCAGTACTTCATGCTGCTGCTGCTCATCTTCCTCCTGGAGGTCATTGCCGGGGTCCTGGCCTACGTGTACTACCAGCAGGTGAGGGGCCACCCTCGTGcacacaccacccccacccccactgctccAGAGCCAGACGGCCTGCCCACAGCAGCCAAGCTGCCTTAGGACCCACGGAGGGTACAGGTGTCTGTGTCCAGGGGGTCTGGagaccctgcctgcctctccccatGGTCACCCTGGTGACACTCCTCGTCCCACTCAACCCCCTCAAGCTGCTCTCTGACCCCAGCCCTCCTTGGGCTGCTCTCCCACAATCCTGGGGCTCCCTTGTCCCACCTGGGAGGGCCTTGGACTTTGAGGCTGAAGTTCCCCGCACCACCCCCAGCTGAACACAGAGCTCAAGGAGAACCTGAAGGACACCATGACCAAGCGGTACCACCAGCCAGGCCACGAGGGTGTGACAAGTGCTGTAGA
Encoded proteins:
- the CD151 gene encoding CD151 antigen yields the protein MGEFSEKKETCGTVCLKYLLFTYNCCFWLAGLAVMAVGIWTVALKSDYISLLASGTYMATAYILVVAGVVVMVTGVLGCCATFKERRNLLRLYFMLLLLIFLLEVIAGVLAYVYYQQLNTELKENLKDTMTKRYHQPGHEGVTSAVDKLQQEFHCCGSNNSQDWRDSEWIRSGEAGGRVVPDSCCKTVVAGCGHRDHASNIYKVEGGCITKLETFVQEHLRVIGAVGIGVACVQVFGMIFTCCLYRSLKLEHY